A segment of the Lolium perenne isolate Kyuss_39 chromosome 3, Kyuss_2.0, whole genome shotgun sequence genome:
ATATAAGTTCACGCAATTAACTATTTTCTTGATTATTTACGGTTTGCTACAGATAAGCACTAGCTAAAGTCAGTTAGCTAATATATTAGTGGCACTTGAGGGTTGTTCTATCCAACTTTGGTGGCACACATAACCACCAAGCAAATGGTATAAACACCAGGAAGGGACGAGGTCAATGGACAACCGTCGCCAATTGACATCTTTAATAGGAGTGAAGACATACTGCTAAGTAGCAGCAAACATTAATTTATTTCAAAACACAATGGAAAAAAATATGATTACTTTTTAATAGTAAAGACAATGGAGTAAATAAGGTAATGCAGATAATAAATATAATTTTATTTCAGCAAAAGGAAAGTATGGTACCGCCGAATatgctctttttcttcttgtgtcCATTTACGTTGATCACTCCTACTGAGTAATACACGTGCCCGCCTGTATATGGCCTGGTGAGGTCTATGGGGTAaacatttccctgcaaagaatgtgCATCAATGATTAACAATGATAAGTTTCTGCTATCCAGGTCAGGATAAGAGATGAAATTTGGACTGCTTGGAAATTCAAAGTGAAATGGTGAGTCTCAAGAAAGACTGTTCATACAGGTTAGATGCTTAACTGACGTTATTACACAAAGGCAAGCAAATGTGAGGAGAAAACATTGACAAGCTTAGCTCCAGATATTTTCGTCTTACCTATAACATCCCAACAACGACTGAGCTCTTTGTGTTCACGAGGAGACCGAATCATCTCAAAGCCTTTCTCTCCCAATTGCTTCATCTAAAATAAGAAACACAGCAAAAAAATCAAATATGATGGGCATGGCATTTACAATCACGAGCAAGTTTAGTTGTAGATAAAAATGTAAACATCAATCGATAGAGGGTGGGAAGAGAGTGAAACAGAATATTAGTGCGACATTTGCGCAAAATTCAAATCAATTTAACTCCAAGATGAGGTCAATATAGACTTGTAGAAGCTAATTCTGTACACATTTggacaaaataaattaaaataTACTTGATGATTGCTGGATCAAATTGAAAGAACACACAGTTGCAAATTGCAAACAATAATTTGATGTTCAAGAAAAATTATCCATCTAAATGATAAAGTACTCTTGTCTCACACCATCATGTCAGGGGCATAGCTTCCATTCAATTTAAGTTTGTTCATTATGAcacaaatgcaaaaaaaaaaaaaacacgagATGAAACCTCTATAAAATCCCTTATAGCTTCCATGAGGGTGGCGTCTTCCTCTGGGCTAAACCTCTGTCCGTGCACAAATTTAGATTCATCACTGCTCCCACCTTCTCCATTGTCGCCACCTCCGATGTCAAACACCTCCGCAGAATCAGCAAAGCTCACACGCTTACCCTTGTTCTTTAACTGAGCtgccttttcctttttcttttttcctcctTCGTTCCCCTCACCATCACCAGCTTCAGTTCTGAACACTTCCGTGGTATCAGCAAAGCTCACCCGCTTGCCCTTGTTTTTTGACTGAGCTGCCTTTACTTTCTCCTTTATTCCATCTCGCGTTCCCTCCTtgctcttctttttcttcctatcaTTCTTACCATCTACTTCAGCCTCCGCTCTCCCAGCAGATGCATTCTCACTAAATTCTGGACTAGATTTATCGCCTTCCTTTCCTCTCTCCTTGATCTCTCCATTCTCATCTTTGCTAGTATTTTTGGTTTGGCTGCTCTTTTCCAGCACAACTGGATGCTTCTTCTTTCTCTTCTTATCTTCATTTGCCACAACTTGATCGGCAGCAGAAGCATCACCAGCATtattatgcttgtgtttgctctTCTTTGACTTGCTACATTGCTTCCCCTCAACCCCATCTCTTTCTTCCACTGAATTTTCAGCAGTAGTATCAAGTGTCTCCTTCTGACTGCTCTCTTCCAGCACAACTGGATGCTTCTTCTTTCTCTCATCTTCTTTTACCACAACTTGATCGGCAGCAGAAGCATCACCAGCATCATTATCCCTGTGTTTGCTCTTCTTTGACTTGCTACATTTGTTCCCCTCAACCCCATCTCTTTCAACCACTGAATTTTCAACGGTACGATCGAGTGTCTGCTTCCGGCTGCCCTCTTCCCGCACAACCGGATGCTCCTTCTTTCTCTTCTTATCTTTCCTCATATCGCCATCGGCAAGCTCTAAACAGGGCTCTGCCTCCATCTTCTGCTTTTCAAAATGGGTACACGGAGTCAGAGTTTCGTTTTGCAACACCATGGCAACAGAAATGAAAGTTCACAGTAACAGCGACAAAACTACAAATTGTTCATAGGCGTGACCACGTCCCCAACAATAATTTAGGTGTGTCGCAAGCACAATCGGAAATTTACATTTAACCCTAGGATCTTCCCCTGGGAAGCGAGAAATATGTACCCAGAAACTGTTGGTTAAATTTGATGGATGTTGCTAACGAACCAAACGATAAACTAAGCATCATCCTTTGTTCTCCATTGGGGAAATATTATTGCAAACCGAGAGGTTGAGACACTCGCCGTGATCGTGCTGCTGCTGCTTCATACACCCCTTGGCTTCATACATTTCTCTAAACGGGCCGGTCCAGTAGATCGCTGGCAGTTATGGTTTTGTCGGTTTTTGGAAACTTCTAGTAGATCCTTCAGGTCTGGTTTTTTCAGATTTTCTGGTttcgtttgttttttttttctctttttctgttCTTTGttcttctgttttctgtttttcaattttcgttttttctccttttctttttccaGTTTTGTTTTTAAATCCGTTTTTCTCAAATTCTGAACATTTCTTTAAAAAATTGAACATTTCTTAAAAAATTGAACATTTTATAAATTCTGAACAGCTCTTATCCGCAGTCTTCCATCATGCCCTTAGCTACATAGGAAGTGGCCTGCTTGGGAGGTGGCTAACGGGAGGATTCAACGGATAGGGGGTTGGGTGAGCGGCAGGGGAGAGGCAGGCGTTCCCCTCCCGCCGTTCCCCATGGTCGACCTAGGGTTTGAGGCGGGCTCATGGAGGGGCAGACGCCGTCGGCCGAGCTATCCTACGAGGACGCCGGGAAGGATGAGAGGGGGGCGGGGTAGGGGATAAGGGGAAGGAGACGAGGGGTGGACTCACCGCTGCCCGCCGCCGGCGCTCGCAGTCCAGGTCGCGCGGCGCTCGCTCTCGGTTCAGGTTGCGCTCGCCGAGAGGTTGCGACAATTCCCAGCGAATTTGGCCAAGCGAGAAAAAGCACTAGGCGGGCGCGGGCATGGAATTTTGCCTCCGTTTCTGGGCTTAAATTCAACACGCACCCAAACGGTGGAATTAGGGGGCCCGAATTCCAATTCCCTAATTTTAAGCCTAAttctatgcatccaaacacagtGTAAGGGTATTTTGAATTTGGTTATGAAAGTTAGAGGGCATGTAAACACACATCTTGTGAACACCTAAAATTTTGTTTTTTAAACTTTTAACACttacaatttaaattttaaagaGTAGTATCATGGTATAAAATAAGGTGAGGTATGTTCTCAGATTGATCCTAAATGTCTAGTAATTCGTAACTATTCATTCACTTCGTTTCGTAATTATGTGCCACACTTATCAGAAGGTTTTGCATCGTTTATTAATGTAACCGAGGCGTTTTAGTATCCATGCCGCACAATAGTGCGCAACCCTAAGCgttgaaagaagaaaaaaaaacatatTTGCACTTTCCCTGATTGTAGTTATTCTTGGTGGCTTTTATTGCTGCTTTCAGCACGAGCATAGCGATTAGGCGTGTGGTTTGGCGTTTAAAACTACCCGGTCCATGTGCTATATTGTAGTGGTGGCATGGGCAATCGTAACTTTATGTTGCTGATGTAATTTCATTAGTTCCTCTAAATGTCAAATTTAGAAGAATGATAACCGAGAATAAGTAGGTTGCGCTACCACATGTCCACAATAAGTTCGTGTGAAAAATGTCTAAATTAGGCTTGTTTCTGTTAAATCTATGTATACATATATGATGAATGGACAAACGGTGTTTTGTATCTAGAAACTACAAGTACCACCAAAATTAAGATCTTTACTAGATGGACCTTGCGCGCCCTGCCGCGCCGTTCTTTGTTGTTGTCGTTTATCTTTTCCATGCGGTATGTAGTTTCATGTGAGCTTTTCGCTTGGGCCGTTGAATATGAGTTTCTTTTGGTGAGTTGGGTGTGGGCGGTCGGTGTACGGTGTTTCTATTGCGGCGGCGTCTGCCGTGGGGTTGTGCTACACATGCCCTTTAGTTTTAGTGCAGGAGAGATGTGTCAATTTAATTTTACCAATAGGCGATGGAGGGTGTCAGGCTACTGTCGGTTGAGGGACATGAATAAATCATCATGAGAATATATGTTCCATGTGAACTTGAGCTGCAACGACTAAAATAGGCTATCGAATTCATATGCCATGCTTTGTCACTTATAATTTGTATATTAGAAATAAATTAGATTGATGCATTTTAATTTTATAACAAAAACAACTATTATGCCATTTTTTAGTACAAAATATTGGCCGGGTGCATGGCATACATATCAGATAATCAACCTAAACTCGTCTATATAAGTTTTATGTCGTAGAAGTATAAGTTGGAGGGCACTGAGGCATTGATCAACAACCTGTcctgaaacttgctactgtaactTATTCTCAAGAGATAAACTCTTTCCAACAAGGGGTGCCTAAATGTGGTTCTAAAACAAGGACATTTACCTTGTGCTTCGAGCACCTAAAAGAAGTTTTCATTCAAGAGAACTTCTAATAAGGAATATCAGAATATGCATATAATAACACAATTTCCTAATTAAATTCGACATCACAGGGTTTTAGGATCAAATGACGAAAGTATAGTTCTGTAGCGATGCCTTGCTCCCTTCATGTCATAGGAAATATGCATTCTCAATATAAACGTACATCAAACTGTATCATTGCATTTTAAAATCGCTTTAACTAAACAAAGATGTACCGACATGCTTTGGTTCAACCACACTGAGCATATAAATGTTTAAAAAATAGTACGCACACaatatgtaataacttgatatCCACCCATATAATGCTTGGTTCAATAACTAAGCCAGGTATCTTAAAAGGAAATAATTATGGGTAGAGTTCGGCGTCATAGTTATCCCAGCGTCTCATTTTCATGGGCATTTCATGCAACAAAAAGGGCAAAGTTTTCAGCGGATAATACACAACACTGCATATAGGTAAAACATGTTCGGTGTACACAACTACAGCACCGACCGTTTTGGAAATGCAGAAAGACCACAATAATGAACTACATATGTGATATGCCTCGCTCCTTTACCTTCCAGCTCCACCTTAGGAAGGAAATATTATCCATGACAAAAAGACCTATGAAATTGTTGTCTTCTCTACATTCTAGCTACAGCTCCACCTTAGGAAGGAACTAAAAGATTGCCAAATTCAACTGTTCTCTACCTAAACTATTTGGTTCATTCCTTCAATTTCATTAAATTAGCACAAGTGTATAAAACTGAATGCTAGGAATTAAATATACATGCCAAGATTCAAGAGCTCATGATTACTGAAGTAATCACCAATACTAAAACAATCTCAAACTCACCCCTCGACGAAATAGAGGTTGTCACGTCCATGGACGCAAACCGTTCTTCATACACCTCAACAAAATATGAAGATTCAGGCGTGCAGGATAAGCTACCACCCCGAGCATATTCTCGCTCAAGTTCAATGGAGGTGTGGATCCTTCAGCCGTCTCAACGGTGTGCTCTTCAGCTGCAGGCGTCCTGAGCGACTCATTAGGCGTATCATTTTCCGAAGCCACTGGATCAGTAAAGTCAGACAATTCTGCATAAAGTTATGTGAGCCAAAGTCAGTGATCACCTCAAAACCTACCTGCATTCCATAGAAGTTATATCAATATCAATTCAATGTGCAGACTTACAGATTAAAAAGTTCCTTGGATAGTATTTGGGATCAGGATAACATATGAAAAACAAATCCCAACTTTATCCAATTCTTTGACTCAAATCGCAGTACTTGATCACCATCCTAGGAAAGCTATGATGCAGAAAGTCACACTAAGTGCAACAGCGATGATGTAACTGGTAAGGGTTGGTCCGGAGCATACGCTGCACACATGCCATGGGTGCAACAGTCAAGCACCGTGAGTGGCTTGTCTCAGAGGTAGTGGTACACAAGCCAAGCTCATGTGTCCAATGGTGGAGGCATCGGTGACCTTCCTTATTTGTGGGTAAAATCAGCAAGAAAGAAGCACTAACTTGAGACATACTTTCTTCACCAATTGTGTACTCATGAATGTGTTTGTCATTCGATCGTGCATATTATTTGTGCTCTTACCATATAAATTTTCGGCGAAGTGACAACTGTGCTAGAATGAGAAAGATCATCAGACTTCATAACTGAAATTGCTAGTTTATGTCTACCATGGAAGGAGTCTTGTGGGAGAAGGAGGACGAAGGCACCGCTCTTGGTTCAGTCGGCCGTGCGGCATTAAATGTCTACCACCGTGTGTGAGCGGCTGGTACAGCTTAACCGTGGCCGGTCCATTCTGTTATGTTGAGCTGTACCGGATGCGAGAGACGGCGGAGGATGGGGTCAGCGTGTGCAGATACGTGGGCCATGGACCAGCAGGAGCGGCAATAAACAATTCCCATACGCTGTATGGTACAGGAACATACCACCGATCTCAAAGCTAATGAACGGTATAGGAAACAGGTCCAGATGTGCCCGGGTTCAGTTATGATTTTTCGCTACCATAAACTCTTCATAACTACTCAGTCATTTCTAAAAAAGTATTATTGGATGAGAAATACATAATCACTGCAAACTATCACTGAATGCTAAAGCTAAACCTGAAGAAGAAGGTAAACATGTGCTAGCTGAAGTCAACTACAAATCTGTCATAGACCAAACTATCACTGCAAACTAAACCTAAATGTTAAAGCCGCAGTAGGCAAAACCGACTCACGACAAAGCAGACATGGCCCACCGTCGCAATACCCAAACAAACAGCCATACATTTGCAAAGACATTCTATTTGTACTTGAGTATATAGCGCTAATGTTTTATATACAGTGTAGGAAAACCAACACCGGACTGAACTCATTAAGTCCTAAAGGATGCAAAACTCACATTACCAGTGCTATGATTTACCGGATAAGGAAAGAATCGATGTTACAAATATCTGCTAGCGGATCTAGAGAATGCAAGTGAGCAATCTAACAAAATATATGGCCACACATTATTATTTCGCAAATGCATATATAGTGTCAAGCAACCAAGGAAGCATGCCAAAACGGTAGAGAAACACAAGATAGTACATTAGATCACCTGATTATTGAATAACAAATAAAATGTGCATAGGCTTCACTCGCATCTGTTCACGCACATATCAAATATTTCAAAGCTAAACCGGTATCATAATTTTAATCACAACAACAAAAGACATTAACCTTGAATTATGAGAAGCTTATAGTATGGAAATAAAATAAGCAATTAAGCACCATACTTATAGAAAACAAATCAGAAACCAGAAACACAATAATTCCCTACAcctaaaccaacttgttttgtcaTGATTAGCAAGTAAGAAACATATAATTGTAATCATTCCCATTGAAACACAGAATCATGTACCACATCAACCTGTCATAGACcaacatgtcacttcaaaaagcaCAAAATTTCTCCCATCCATGGGGAAGAACTGGATCTGCACGATAAACCTGTGTCAGCTAAAATCGACTACCAATCTGGCCTAGACCAATATATAGACTAAGGCGCCAGTAGGCAAAATGGATTCATTCGTATCAAACAGACAGAAAAGCATAGCTCCGGCTCGATCTATCTACCCATCGGAATGGGAATGGGATCACAGAAACAGAAGGGTGTGGGAGGTCAGGGGACCTTGTAGACGCACTCGGGGAGGACCGGCCATGGCACGTCGCAACTGCTGAAGATCGGCCATGGTACCGACACGGACGACGCGGCAGAGCTCGCTGAGATGGATGCGGTGGCGCTCGAACTCCTCACGGATGCGCTTCCGCTGGTTCCGGCGGACAGCCGGCCACGCAGGCTCCCGTGGCGGGGACCAGGGCCACCGCGGAGCGGGGAGCGGCGTCGCCTAGGGGTAGGGGGGCAGCCGCGCCGCCTGGTCCCACAACTAGTACTCCACGCGGCTCATCAGTGGCGTTCGCCATTCACGCACGGCACAGACACGAAACTGAAGAATCCTACAACTAAATGCAGTGCTCATTTTGGCTCCAGGCCCGAACTCGCCAATTCTAAATCTAAATCTAAATCTAAATCTAGGCTCAACAGCACAGTCCCATCCCCAAATGGTGGCCGCACACTCCCATCACAACCAGGCCACATAACACACACCAGCACACAACCCACTCCACTGGAGAAGAAATAAGGGGAAACGAACCTGCAGCGCAAAGAACAATATGGAACGGGAAGAAAGAAGGTCACAACAGCGCCGCCCAAGAACCGCACGCGCGCCATCGCAGATGCACCCTACGAAGAGGAGAAATAGAACACTGGGCGAGGAGAACCGCCTCGCAGCAAAGAaacagagaagaagaaagaacctCCGGTCAAAGCAACTCGAACCGAGGCGCGACCCCTTTGGCTCGACGACACGTCGACCAAATGCGATCACAGACACCGCCTTGCGACGACGCACGTGGCAGGCCAACATGCCGGGCTAAACATGTGCTGATTTCACGAAGGCAAACGTTCCTAGCAGGGGGTGTGGGACCGCTGTGAAGAGGGGAGAACACACGAAGGCAAACGTTCCTAGCAGTTGGGACTTGGGACCGACGACAATGACATGCCAATCGCTGTGAAGAGCGGAGAACActgggagcttagagctcttAGAAGATAGATATGATTTCTCCATAAAAAAGTAATTATTCTTAAGGATAACTTAGCAGAACAAAATTTACATGGTTGCAAGAAATGCATTTTTTGTGATTCCAAGGATTCCATCAACCATCTAGTTTCGATTATCCTTTTGCTCGCCTTGTTTGGAGAGTTATT
Coding sequences within it:
- the LOC127343249 gene encoding uncharacterized protein, encoding MEAEPCLELADGDMRKDKKRKKEHPVVREEGSRKQTLDRTVENSVVERDGVEGNKCSKSKKSKHRDNDAGDASAADQVVVKEDERKKKHPVVLEESSQKETLDTTAENSVEERDGVEGKQCSKSKKSKHKHNNAGDASAADQVVANEDKKRKKKHPVVLEKSSQTKNTSKDENGEIKERGKEGDKSSPEFSENASAGRAEAEVDGKNDRKKKKSKEGTRDGIKEKVKAAQSKNKGKRVSFADTTEVFRTEAGDGEGNEGGKKKKEKAAQLKNKGKRVSFADSAEVFDIGGGDNGEGGSSDESKFVHGQRFSPEEDATLMEAIRDFIEMKQLGEKGFEMIRSPREHKELSRCWDVIGKCLPHRPHQAIYRRARVLLSRSDQRKWTQEEKEHIRRFVRKNGTEWKTLARELGKCDIHVKDTWRRIKSENLKKGHWTQDEHQKLFDLVNLDLRIKAHQIKDPDNRKLRDNIAWEAISDKLTTRNHKNCCLKWYNTLASPMVRKGIWADVDDYLMVEALQKDDAVCVEDVDWDSLLDHRSGEVCRQRWNQIVRGIGGHREKPFIEQVEVLSRRYCPEMIEYRQPRE